One stretch of Tenacibaculum sp. MAR_2010_89 DNA includes these proteins:
- the cmk gene encoding (d)CMP kinase: MTKKITIAIDGFSSTGKSTIAKQLAKQLGYIYVDTGAMYRAVTLYAMQQNYISETHFNTDDLISDLSNISLSFSFNEEMGFAEMFLNKKNVEKEIRTLEVSKLVSKISTISEVRKKLVSEQQEMGKNKGVVMDGRDIGTVVFPNAELKLFMTASADKRAKRRYKELIDRGDKVNYEEILQNVEERDRIDSTREDSPLILADDAIEFDNSNMGLKDQFNRIMSLVNTAIE; this comes from the coding sequence ATGACAAAAAAAATTACCATAGCTATAGATGGCTTTTCATCTACAGGAAAAAGCACCATCGCAAAACAATTAGCAAAACAATTAGGTTATATTTATGTTGATACTGGAGCTATGTATAGAGCCGTTACATTATACGCTATGCAACAAAATTATATTTCAGAAACACATTTTAATACTGATGATTTAATAAGTGATTTAAGCAATATTTCTCTTTCTTTTAGCTTTAATGAAGAAATGGGGTTTGCTGAAATGTTTTTAAATAAAAAGAACGTTGAAAAAGAAATAAGAACTCTTGAAGTTTCAAAACTAGTAAGTAAAATTTCTACAATTTCGGAAGTAAGAAAAAAACTAGTTAGTGAACAACAAGAAATGGGTAAAAATAAAGGTGTTGTAATGGATGGACGTGATATTGGAACTGTTGTTTTCCCTAATGCAGAATTAAAATTATTTATGACTGCCTCTGCAGATAAGCGCGCTAAAAGACGTTATAAAGAACTTATAGATAGAGGTGATAAGGTTAACTACGAAGAGATATTACAAAATGTAGAAGAAAGAGATCGTATAGACTCTACCCGAGAAGATTCTCCTTTAATTTTAGCAGATGATGCTATTGAATTTGACAACTCAAACATGGGATTAAAAGATCAATTTAACAGAATCATGAGCTTGGTTAACACTGCTATAGAATAA
- a CDS encoding gliding motility-associated C-terminal domain-containing protein — MSEKIAKSVKILLVIWLLCHTTGLFSQVLLKPELKFSLACSNATTKDFSIDFQFTTTPFNADNQFFVQISDKNGVFPSNTTDNRVSAAIVGQNTNFRKISTSFRVPKDTYGTGYKVRMVSTSPEMMSPESDAFEAYDTVEGTLWINDNNATDFICGSGSLELKLNTDKEGVYQWYRDRTILVGTTTEPKITVTEAGTYEARVDYGRCGIVNSILINVVRISTADAQIKGGTPVEICADKTHTFEATTNNSALTYRWYKDDVLVSTSNTSTYTTPNTGQFGIYRLEIEANGCISKSQNVELKQKTAATFRITLVGEQTAVWLPTQTRLLEITIEPSSTPVTVQWYKDGALLPGKTGLKINATEAGVYHAVATDSSGSCPFSVESDKFTLLTTKSINTVIKTADDYVECDSDKTVLTIASIKATGSDDVEYDLTPEQIAILTYQWYKDDVLQTGKTLNEYAVDSYLDNGVFDLEVSSGVGLSNKSNKLDVKLTIASPAIASTSASNSLCPGGTITLTVSDVVTGFTYKWFKDSVELTVADPKTLEIIETGEYKLQISGFDCVKDLAPINVVPFDDSAVLLYDSSGNEIGPSGKIVLLTGQPTTIRGEGANTYQWVDSNGDPLSSTNIVSVTQAGFYTLIATVDSCEVRKTVEVVEQDDQIIVPNIVSPNTVDGINDTWELSNRYAFQPSVTIAIYSSDGKEVLMTKEYKNDWPSEDLGNQRIFYYKIIRDDKLIKAGSISVLD, encoded by the coding sequence ATGAGTGAAAAAATAGCTAAAAGCGTAAAAATACTTTTAGTAATATGGTTGTTATGTCACACGACAGGCTTGTTTTCACAGGTCTTGTTAAAACCTGAGCTAAAATTTAGCTTAGCATGTAGCAACGCTACAACTAAAGATTTTTCTATAGATTTTCAGTTTACAACTACACCTTTTAATGCCGATAATCAGTTCTTTGTTCAGATTTCTGATAAAAATGGAGTGTTTCCTTCTAATACTACTGATAATAGGGTTTCTGCAGCGATTGTAGGACAGAATACTAATTTTAGAAAGATATCAACTTCATTTCGAGTGCCAAAAGATACTTATGGGACGGGGTATAAGGTAAGAATGGTGTCAACATCACCTGAAATGATGAGTCCAGAATCTGATGCATTTGAGGCATATGATACGGTTGAAGGAACTTTGTGGATTAATGATAATAATGCGACAGATTTCATTTGTGGTTCGGGTTCATTAGAATTGAAATTGAACACAGATAAAGAAGGGGTTTACCAATGGTATAGAGATAGAACTATTTTAGTTGGTACTACTACTGAACCTAAAATAACGGTTACAGAAGCTGGCACATATGAAGCAAGAGTAGATTATGGAAGATGTGGTATTGTAAATTCTATATTGATAAATGTTGTTCGAATTAGCACAGCAGATGCACAAATAAAAGGAGGTACACCAGTTGAGATTTGTGCTGATAAAACTCATACTTTTGAAGCAACAACAAATAATAGTGCGCTTACCTATAGATGGTATAAAGATGATGTATTAGTGTCAACATCTAATACCAGTACTTATACAACACCTAATACTGGGCAGTTTGGTATTTATAGATTAGAAATTGAAGCAAATGGATGTATATCTAAATCACAAAATGTTGAGTTAAAACAAAAAACAGCAGCAACTTTTAGGATAACTTTAGTAGGAGAACAGACTGCAGTTTGGTTACCTACTCAAACAAGATTGTTGGAAATTACAATAGAGCCATCATCTACACCTGTAACAGTGCAATGGTATAAAGATGGAGCACTTTTACCTGGTAAAACTGGATTGAAAATTAATGCTACTGAGGCAGGTGTTTATCACGCTGTAGCTACTGATAGTTCAGGGAGCTGTCCTTTTTCTGTTGAGTCTGATAAGTTTACGTTATTAACCACAAAATCTATAAATACTGTAATAAAAACTGCAGATGATTATGTAGAGTGTGATAGTGATAAAACGGTATTAACAATAGCAAGTATAAAAGCTACTGGTTCTGATGATGTTGAATATGATTTAACACCTGAACAAATAGCAATATTAACCTACCAATGGTATAAAGATGATGTTTTGCAAACAGGTAAAACATTAAATGAATATGCAGTTGATTCTTATTTAGATAATGGAGTATTTGATTTAGAGGTAAGTTCAGGTGTAGGGCTTAGTAATAAGTCGAATAAATTAGATGTTAAACTAACAATTGCAAGCCCAGCTATAGCTTCAACTTCTGCATCAAATTCATTGTGTCCTGGAGGAACAATTACACTTACCGTTTCTGATGTTGTAACCGGATTTACTTATAAATGGTTTAAAGATTCTGTAGAGTTAACAGTAGCAGATCCTAAAACTTTAGAAATAATCGAAACAGGTGAGTATAAACTTCAAATTTCAGGCTTTGACTGTGTAAAGGACTTAGCACCGATAAATGTGGTGCCTTTTGATGATTCAGCGGTACTTTTATATGATAGCTCAGGGAATGAAATAGGGCCTTCTGGAAAAATAGTATTATTAACAGGACAGCCAACAACAATTAGAGGTGAAGGAGCAAATACGTATCAATGGGTAGATAGTAATGGAGACCCATTATCGTCAACAAACATTGTTAGTGTAACTCAAGCAGGTTTTTATACATTAATAGCAACTGTTGATAGTTGTGAAGTAAGAAAAACAGTAGAAGTAGTTGAACAAGATGATCAAATTATTGTACCAAATATTGTGTCTCCAAATACAGTTGATGGTATTAATGATACCTGGGAATTATCTAATAGATATGCATTTCAACCATCTGTAACGATAGCTATTTATAGTTCTGATGGTAAGGAAGTATTGATGACAAAAGAATATAAAAACGATTGGCCTTCTGAAGATTTAGGTAATCAACGAATTTTTTATTATAAAATAATTAGAGATGACAAGCTTATTAAAGCGGGTAGTATCTCTGTTTTAGATTAA
- the porQ gene encoding type IX secretion system protein PorQ encodes MNKSIYLFFLLIFSNYVHSQTGGENIYGFLNTPTFARQVALGGKILTFIDDVNQPSWNPATISNSLHKQLSVNYTSYLTGINIGSVSYAYEINKHFETLHGNIKYVNYGEIIRADEEGNEQGSFSANDIAISLGYAKNIPRSDFYYGANLKLIYSSIDSFSSSGIAVDFGITYYSANNPFIIALVARNIGTQITSFNGTREKLPFEIILGASYKLEKVPLRWYLTLDNLQKWKVGVSNPTNQTTNLEGNTTQESISFLDNAFRHVIVGAELFPDSAINIRVGYNFRRSKELQLQNVRSFGGLSFGFGLKMNKLKFNYAYSKFHSASNVSTFSLQIDLDKRPKGKNPTRY; translated from the coding sequence GTGAATAAATCAATATATCTTTTTTTCTTACTAATTTTCAGTAATTATGTACATTCTCAAACTGGTGGTGAAAACATTTATGGTTTTCTAAACACTCCTACATTTGCTCGTCAAGTAGCTTTAGGAGGTAAAATTTTAACATTTATTGATGATGTAAACCAACCAAGTTGGAATCCTGCTACTATTAGTAATAGTCTTCATAAACAGCTTTCTGTAAATTATACTAGTTACTTAACAGGAATAAATATAGGATCTGTTTCTTATGCCTATGAAATCAACAAACATTTTGAGACTCTTCATGGAAACATAAAATACGTTAATTATGGTGAAATTATCAGAGCTGATGAAGAAGGAAATGAACAAGGTTCTTTTAGTGCCAATGACATTGCTATTTCTTTAGGGTACGCTAAAAACATTCCAAGAAGTGATTTTTATTATGGAGCTAATTTGAAATTAATTTACTCTTCTATAGATTCTTTTTCTTCAAGCGGTATTGCTGTTGACTTTGGAATCACCTATTACAGCGCTAATAATCCTTTTATCATTGCTTTAGTAGCAAGAAATATAGGTACACAAATAACATCTTTTAACGGTACTCGTGAAAAACTACCTTTTGAAATAATTTTAGGCGCTTCTTATAAGTTAGAAAAAGTACCTCTAAGATGGTATCTCACCTTAGACAACCTTCAAAAATGGAAAGTTGGAGTTTCAAATCCTACAAATCAAACTACTAATTTAGAAGGCAATACTACACAAGAAAGTATTTCTTTTTTAGACAATGCTTTTAGACATGTCATTGTAGGTGCAGAATTATTTCCTGATAGTGCCATAAACATACGTGTGGGTTATAATTTTAGAAGAAGCAAAGAACTACAATTACAAAATGTACGTTCATTTGGTGGTTTATCTTTTGGTTTTGGTTTAAAGATGAACAAACTAAAGTTTAACTACGCATATTCTAAGTTTCATTCAGCTTCAAACGTAAGCACTTTCAGCTTACAAATTGATCTTGACAAGCGCCCAAAAGGAAAAAATCCTACTCGATATTAG